A window of Mercenaria mercenaria strain notata chromosome 16, MADL_Memer_1, whole genome shotgun sequence contains these coding sequences:
- the LOC123540379 gene encoding uncharacterized protein LOC123540379, which yields MSKGKCGKDTYFGPLGKCQNCGELCDRPALYPQSCGIYCPDYAPKDRTTTTLFPSIPPSQPTNSIKPLLIGGFTSLGALLFLSFILCWLWKKILSKRFSRIVEKRRNKKLRVSVQVQSSQNECPESVALNSSGETIDDIGELENDVMNSSDDLETNEHRLLTETERSDSTHTVITITDEISHYSTNDFEFGETLPFHSLSSLESLFEYSGDQTHRKMRSKSS from the exons atgtctAAAG GAAAATGCGGAAAAGATACCTACTTTGGCCCATTAGGAAAGTGTCAAAATTGTGGTGAATTATGTGATAGACCAGCACTGTATCCTCAATCTTGCGGGATCTACTGCCCAG ACTACGCCCCTAAAGATCGTACAACCACAACACTGTTCCCTTCGATTCCTCCAAGCCAGCCTACAAACAGCATTAAACCACTGTTAATCGGAGGTTTTACAAGTTTAGGTGCATTGTTGTTTCTCTCATTTATATTATGTTGGCTGTGGAAGAAGATTTTAAGTAAACGGTTTTCTCGGATTGTGGAAAAGAGACGAAACAAAAAGCTTCGGGTTTCagtacaagtacaaagtagtcaaAATGAGTGCCCAGAGAGTGTCGCTCTGAACAGTTCTGGAGAAACCATTGATGATATCGGTGAGTTAGAGAATGACGTCATGAACTCTTCCGACGACTTGGAGACAAATGAACATCGCCTATTAACGGAAACTGAAAGATCTGACTCAACACACACTGTTATCACAATAACCGATGAGATTTCACATTACTCCACCAATGATTTTGAGTTTGGAGAAACGCTTCCATTTCATTCCCTTTCATCTTTAGAGAGTTTGTTTGAATACAGCGGCGACCAGACACATAGGAAAATGAGATCCAAAAGTTCGTGA